From the genome of Eucalyptus grandis isolate ANBG69807.140 chromosome 2, ASM1654582v1, whole genome shotgun sequence, one region includes:
- the LOC104433807 gene encoding uncharacterized protein LOC104433807 — protein sequence MSNYTVESCKVESADRVVLHTRLFKPREDAGRADDGGGGLGVVLVHPYTVLGGCQALLRGIASELAGRGLPAVTFDMRGAGKSTGRPSLTGFAEVKDVIAVCKWACDNLSLRRILLVGSSAGAPIAGSAVDQIEQVVGYVSIGYPFGMISSILFGRHHKSILQSPKPKFFIMGTRDGFTSVKQLENKLSGAAGRVEKHLIEGAGHFQMEGPAFDAQMVSIILEFIASL from the exons ATGTCGAATTACACGGTCGAGTCTTGCAAGGTCGAGTCCGCCGACCGGGTCGTCCTCCACACGCGGCTGTTCAAGCCGAGGGAGGACGCCGGGAGggccgacgacggcggcggcggcctggGGGTCGTCCTGGTGCATCCCTACACGGTGCTCGGCGGGTGCCAGGCCCTGCTGAGGGGCATCGCCTCCGAGCTCGCCGGGAGGGGCCTGCCGGCGGTGACGTTCGACATGCGCGGGGCCGGGAAGTCCACCGGGCGGCCCTCGCTCACCGGGTTCGCCGAGGTCAAGGACGTGATCGCCGTCTGCAAGTGGGCCTGCGACAACCTCTCGCTCCGCAGGATCCTGCTCGTGGGTTCTTCTGCTG GGGCGCCAATTGCTGGCTCAGCTGTGGATCAGATAGAACAAGTCGTGGGTTATGTTAGCATAGGCTATCCTTTTGGAatgatttcttcaattctctttGGGCGGCACCATAAATCTATCTTGCAATCCCCAAAACCGAAGTTCTTCATCATGGGAACTCGCGATGGCTTTACGAGTGTGAAGCAGTTAGAGAACAAGCTGAGCGGAGCAGCAGGTCGAGTAGAAAAGCATCTGATTGAAGGAGCAGGGCACTTTCAAATGGAAGGCCCTGCTTTTGATGCGCAGATGGTGAGTATTATTCTTGAGTTCATTGCGTCTTTGTAA
- the LOC104433809 gene encoding G-type lectin S-receptor-like serine/threonine-protein kinase LECRK2: protein MQSIFQALAGRRRWKETTERTRFCIFQLDFYPFFCPGSLPSSCINLPIHRFVIQPESNRATMASPASISHLLLLFLLLLLLLPYLAISQSNITPGKSLVAGDKESLPWLSPSGDFALGFSQPDDKSDSFVVSIWYAKIPEKTIVWCASDTSKRPVIAPRGSKLVVTADRGLLLNDPGGGIPWKSDPIVSAVAYGYMNDTGNFVLKNRDSETLWESFDYPTDTILPEQILPNNGILSSRQSATNFSQGRFQLRLQNGNLLFTTINLPSSHVNEPYFTFTLPSVSVTGISFDDSGFLNSLHDNGQTSPLKTVSRGSPRDNYLRATLESDGVFIQYSRPKTGGNWMVDWLMPENICKTGQNIGSGICGFNRICRLDVNDRPVCECPLGFSVLDEKDEYRGCVQNYSQSCGEAQSSGPDAFVLEEITSIDWPTSDYNLLQPFTEAECKDSCLRDCMCAVAIFRDNDMCWKKKLPLSNGRIDTSLNAKAFIKRRKDGFPPQTPNPPGPNDDKKDLLILAGSVLLGSSVFVNFILIAASCLGVFMIYQNKLKKFFEDESGMDINIRSFTYKELEDATGGFKEELGRGSFGIVYKGVIAIGDSRNVVAVKKLDRSFQESEKEFKTEVIVIGQTHHKNLVRLIGYCKEGPNRLLVYEFLSNGSLASLLFEDLKPSWEQRAQIALGIGRGLLYLHEECKTQIIHCDIKPQNILLDEYYNARISDFGLAKLLISQTHTHTAIRGTRGYVAPEWFRNMPITVKVDVYSFGVLLLETICCRRSIDIEAGNEERVILADWAYDCYREGALEALVEKDEAALNDMKKLERFVRVAIWCIQEDPALRPTMKKVMLMLEGIIQVSAPPSPFAFSTISTV, encoded by the coding sequence aTGCAGAGTATTTTCCAAGCTCTTGCTGGTCGAAGAAGGTGGAAGGAAACGACGGAAAGAACGCGTTTTTGCATATTTCAGTTGGACTTTTACCCATTCTTTTGTCCCGGTTCACTCCCTTCCTCATGTATAAACCTGCCAATTCATCGTTTCGTTATTCAACCTGAAAGCAACAGAGCAACAATGGCTTCTCCTGCTTCTATTAGCCATCTGCTCCTGctgttccttcttcttcttcttcttctgccatATCTTGCCATTTCACAGTCCAATATAACCCCGGGCAAGTCTCTGGTTGCGGGGGATAAGGAGTCTCTTCCGTGGCTCTCTCCTTCCGGAGATTTCGCCTTGGGGTTCAGCCAACCCGACGATAAGAGCGACAGCTTCGTAGTCTCCATATGGTATGCCAAGATTCCTGAGAAAACCATAGTCTGGTGTGCCAGTGATACTAGCAAACGACCTGTCATCGCACCCCGAGGATCAAAACTGGTGGTAACTGCTGATCGCGGGCTCCTTCTGAATGATCCAGGAGGCGGAATTCCATGGAAGTCCGATCCCATAGTTAGTGCGGTCGCTTATGGATACATGAACGATACTGGaaattttgttctcaagaacagaGACTCTGAGACTCTTTGGGAGAGCTTCGACTACCCCACCGACACCATCCTGCCCGAACAgatcttaccgaataatgggaTTCTGTCTTCAAGACAATCGGCAACCAACTTCTCTCAGGGAAGGTTTCAGCTCCGTTTGCAGAATGGGAACCTCCTGTTTACGACAATAAACTTGCCTTCCAGTCACGTCAATGAACCGTACTTCACGTTCACTCTGCCTTCTGTTTCTGTTACGGGGATTAGTTTTGATGACTCCGGCTTCTTGAATTCCCTTCATGACAACGGCCAAACGTCGCCTCTCAAGACAGTTTCGCGGGGATCGCCCAGGGACAACTATTTGAGAGCCACTTTGGAGTCAGATGGGGTCTTCATCCAGTACTCTCGCCCCAAGACTGGGGGAAATTGGATGGTTGACTGGCTGATGCCGGAAAATATATGCAAAACTGGTCAGAATATAGGGAGTGGCATTTGTGGTTTCAACAGGATATGCAGGCTCGACGTGAATGACCGGCCAGTCTGCGAGTGCCCTCTGGGATTTTCTGTGCTTGACGAGAAAGATGAGTATAGAGGTTGTGTGCAAAATTATTCACAAAGTTGTGGAGAAGCGCAGAGTTCAGGACCGGATGCGTTTGTACTTGAAGAAATTACTAGTATCGATTGGCCAACTTCTGATTACAATCTCTTGCAACCTTTCACAGAGGCCGAGTGTAAAGATTCCTGCCTCCGGGACTGCATGTGTGCTGTCGCCATCTTTAGAGATAATGACATGTGTTGGAAGAAGAAGCTGCCTCTCTCCAATGGCAGGATCGACACAAGCCTCAATGCAAAGGCCTTCATCAAGAGAAGAAAGGATGGCTTTCCTCCTCAGACCCCTAATCCTCCAGGACCAAATGATGATAAGAAGGATCTTTTGATTCTTGCCGGGTCAGTTCTTTTAGGCAGCTCAGTGTTTGTCAACTTCATACTGATTGCTGCATCATGCCTCGGCGTTTTCATGATATACCAAAACAAATTAAAGAAGTTCTTCGAAGATGAAAGTGGCATGGACATAAATATACGCAGCTTCACATACAAAGAGCTTGAAGACGCCACCGGTGGCTTCAAGGAGGAACTTGGGAGGGGGTCGTTTGGCATAGTTTACAAAGGGGTCATTGCAATTGGAGACTCCAGAAATGTTGTAGCAGTTAAGAAGTTGGATAGGTCTTTTCAAGAGAGTGAGAAGGAATTCAAAACTGAAGTTATAGTGATTGGACAAACCCATCACAAGAATCTGGTTAGGTTGATCGGGTACTGCAAAGAAGGGCCAAATCGCTTGCTGGTTTACGAGTTCTTGAGCAATGGATCGTTAGCGAGCCTCCTGTTTGAGGATCTGAAACCCAGTTGGGAACAGAGGGCCCAAATTGCCTTGGGAATCGGAAGAGGACTCCTCTACTTGCATGAAGAATGCAAAACCCAGATCATCCATTGCGACATAAAGCCTCAAAACATCCTTCTCGACGAATATTACAATGCCAGGATTTCAGATTTCGGACTAGCCAAGCTCTTGATCAGCCAAACCCACACTCACACTGCAATAAGGGGAACGAGAGGATATGTTGCCCCCGAATGGTTCCGGAACATGCCGATCACTGTGAAGGTCGATGTGTACAGTTTCGGTGTCCTGCTGCTAGAGACCATTTGCTGTAGGAGAAGCATTGACATAGAAGCCGGCAATGAAGAGAGAGTGATCTTAGCTGATTGGGCTTATGACTGTTATCGAGAAGGTGCGCTAGAAGCACTTGTTGAAAAAGACGAGGCAGCCCTGAATGACATGAAAAAGCTCGAGCGATTTGTGAGGGTTGCCATCTGGTGCATCCAGGAAGATCCAGCCTTAAGACCAACCATGAAGAAGGTAATGCTAATGCTTGAAGGGATAATTCAGGTGTCTGCACCACCGTCCCCCTTCGCATTTAGTACCATAAGTACAGTGTAA
- the LOC104435683 gene encoding G-type lectin S-receptor-like serine/threonine-protein kinase LECRK3: protein MAYSVVLAILLLLPFPLSTKAQTYGNQTSGSSLTTNDQNSWLSPSGEFAFGFQKIGTTEYLLAVWFDKIDEKTIIWSANGDNLAAEGSKVQLSADGRLVLTDPKGEELWAPSPTVSGVTYAAMLDTGNFILANQDHANLWETFSQPTDTILPTQMLNQGIVVNARYSATNYSTGRFHFILQADGDLVFYPTPTPLASSDAYWSSNTKGSGFQLVFNQSGQVCVTAKNGKVLNLLTSGTVPTSGFYQRAILEYDGVFRQYVHPKPANSSSGWPLGWSMVSSPVPPNICTSIRRDTGIGACGFNSYCTLGDDQRPRCQCPPGYTLLDPTNDMNGCKQDFVPPSCEGGNPETDLFTIRDMLNTDWPLSDYEYNQPQTEDWCRQDCLADCFCAVAIFRNGNCWKKRIPLSNGQMDLSVGGKALIKVRIDNSTSKFPGDGQKKHKNSTLIIIGSVLLSSSVCVNLLLLLITYLLCGSFRHRDVKWIRPFQINQVKGMQSFTYQELKEATDGFKEELGRGAFGAVYKGVLGSNDTNFFAVKVLEKKTGDAENEFEREVSAIGQTNHKNLVQLLGFCNEGQHRLLVYEFMSNGTLADFLFSASRPSWYKRIEIACGVARGLAYLHDDCTRQIIHCDIKPQNILLDDFLSPKISDFGLAKLLMADQTRTTTGVRGTRGYLAPEWFRNMPISGKVDIYSFGIVLLELICCRKHYELEVENEAQRVLVDWVYDCYAEGKVHLLVESDEEAMSDRKRVERFVMTAMWCIQEDPAFRPSMKKITQMLEGAVEVSVPPDPDSFISSI, encoded by the coding sequence ATGGCTTATTCCGTAGTGCTTGCGATCCTTCTACTTCTTCCATTTCCACTTTCCACAAAAGCTCAGACATACGGCAACCAAACCTCGGGTTCCTCATTAACAACAAATGATCAAAACTCCTGGTTATCACCGTCAGGTGAATTCGCTTTCGGATTTCAGAAAATTGGAACCACAGAGTATTTGTTAGCTGTATGGTTCGACAAAATAGACGAGAAAACTATAATCTGGTCTGCAAATGGCGACAATTTAGCAGCCGAAGGCTCCAAAGTTCAGCTGAGTGCTGACGGCCGCCTGGTGCTCACTGATCCGAAAGGAGAAGAGTTATGGGCTCCTAGCCCAACTGTTAGCGGCGTCACATACGCAGCCATGCTTGACACAGGGAACTTCATCCTAGCGAACCAGGATCACGCCAACTTGTGGGAGACATTCAGCCAACCAACTGATACAATACTGCCCACGCAAATGTTAAATCAAGGTATTGTGGTTAATGCTCGCTATTCGGCAACAAATTACTCCACTGGGAGGTTCCACTTCATATTACAAGCCGATGGAGATCTTGTGTTCTATCCCACTCCAACTCCACTGGCCTCCTCAGATGCATACTGGTCCTCCAATACCAAAGGTAGCGGCTTTCAATTGGTATTCAATCAAAGTGGCCAGGTCTGCGTCACAGCAAAGAATGGAAAGGTACTTAATCTCCTCACCTCAGGCACAGTCCCAACCAGCGGATTTTACCAAAGAGCAATCCTTGAATATGACGGTGTCTTCAGGCAATATGTCCACCCAAAGCCGGCAAATTCAAGCTCTGGCTGGCCATTGGGCTGGTCAATGGTCTCTTCCCCTGTCCCTCCAAACATATGCACGAGCATCCGGCGAGATACTGGGATTGGAGCTTGTGGCTTCAACAGCTACTGTACTCTTGGAGACGACCAGAGACCGCGGTGTCAGTGCCCACCAGGATATACTTTGTTAGATCCAACAAATGATATGAACGGATGCAAACAGGACTTTGTTCCACCGAGTTGTGAAGGAGGTAATCCTGAAACAGACCTATTCACAATACGTGACATGCTCAATACAGACTGGCCACTGTCTGATTATGAATATAATCAGCCACAAACTGAGGATTGGTGCAGACAGGATTGCTTGGCTGATTGCTTCTGCGCAGTAGCTATTTTCAGAAACGGGAATTGCTGGAAAAAGAGGATTCCACTCTCAAATGGTCAGATGGATCTCAGCGTGGGTGGGAAAGCTCTGATCAAGGTCAGGATAGATAATTCAACTTCGAAATTCCCAGGTGATGGCCAGAAGAAGCACAAGAACTCGACTTTGATAATCATTGGATCAGTGCTGTTGAGTAGCTCGGTATGCGTGAACTTGCTTTTACTTCTCATTACCTATCTACTTTGTGGAAGCTTCCGACATAGGGATGTCAAGTGGATACGACCGTTCCAGATTAACCAAGTCAAAGGTATGCAAAGTTTCACTTATCAGGAGCTTAAAGAAGCAACAGATGGATTCAAAGAAGAACTGGGTAGGGGTGCTTTTGGAGCAGTATACAAAGGTGTTCTTGGATCAAACGACACAAACTTTTTCGCAGTAAAAGTGTTGGAAAAAAAGACCGGAGATGCCGAAAATGAGTTTGAACGAGAAGTGAGTGCAATTGGCCAGACTAACCACAAGAACTTAGTGCAGCTGCTTGGATTCTGCAACGAGGGTCAACACCGACTGCTGGTGTATGAATTCATGAGCAATGGAACTTTGGCGGATTTCCTTTTCAGCGCTTCAAGGCCCAGCTGgtacaaaagaatagaaattgcctGTGGTGTTGCAAGGGGGCTCGCTTACCTGCATGATGATTGCACCAGGCAAATAATCCATTGCGACATCAAGCCACAAAACATTCTTCTGGATGACTTTCTTAGTCCGAAAATATCGGACTTTGGATTAGCTAAGCTCTTGATGGCAGACCAGACACGAACAACCACCGGAGTCAGAGGAACCAGAGGTTATTTAGCACCAGAATGGTTTAGGAATATGCCTATTTCTGGCAAGGTAGACATTTACAGCTTTGGCATTGTGTTGCTGGAGCTCATCTGCTGCAGAAAGCACTATGAGCTGGAAGTGGAAAATGAAGCTCAAAGAGTACTGGTTGACTGGGTGTACGATTGCTATGCTGAAGGGAAGGTCCATCTACTTGTGGAGAGTGACGAGGAGGCAATGAGTGACAGAAAGAGGGTGGAAAGATTCGTGATGACAGCAATGTGGTGCATCCAGGAAGATCCGGCTTTCAGGCCTTCCATGAAGAAAATCACTCAGATGTTAGAAGGAGCAGTTGAAGTCTCAGTCCCTCCAGATCCAGACTCTTTCATTAGTTCAATATGA
- the LOC104433812 gene encoding pentatricopeptide repeat-containing protein At5g59600 — protein MSSSRLASKTSSLDDLNLLLQRCMKAKSLSLSRQAHAVLVTTGAGRSSPSLSSTLVGSYGGCGDSSSAKLVFDAIRHPSVFALNWMVSISAFNGDHEGAFGYFASMQKLGRTCNKFTFSILLKACIAVMDVFKGREIHGAVYRMYLQDDVSVANSLIDMYGKCGRLDLAHKVFGKMLTRDVVSWTSMICGYCHAGKMEEAVQLFEQMRREGLKPNDFTWNAMIAGYARTGDRNGTMALLNGMKNEGLIPDLVTWNALISGFVQGNQVQEALKLFQEMLVSGVKPNQVTVTGLLPGCGSTVTINRGREIHGLIYRMGLDMNVYVASALIDMYSKCGCVKDASNVFDMVTVKNVASWNAMIGCYGKHGMVDRALLLFEEMNDRNIQPNEVTLVSVLSACSHGGLLEKGLQIFRSIKEDYGVSPRKEHFACVVDLLCRCGRMAEAYNLLKEMPVDVTDSMLGAFFNGCSIHRRNDLAQLVADDIANKRLKRPGGLVTLSNILAAGGGWEGVENVRDVMREERIHKEPGYSWIWKGDSVLEL, from the coding sequence ATGAGCTCCTCTAGACTCGCTTCGAAAACCTCGTCTTTGGACGACCTCAATTTGCTGCTGCAAAGATGCATGAAAGCCAAGTCCCTGTCGCTGTCCAGGCAAGCCCATGCCGTGTTGGTCACCACCGGGGCCGGCCGCTCTTCCCCGTCCTTGAGTTCGACCCTCGTCGGCTCGTACGGGGGGTGCGGCGACTCGAGCTCCGCGAAGCTCGTGTTCGACGCGATTCGGCACCCCAGCGTCTTCGCGCTGAATTGGATGGTCTCGATCTCGGCGTTCAATGGGGATCACGAGGGGGCATTTGGGTACTTCGCTTCGATGCAGAAACTGGGCAGGACGTGCAATAAGTTCACGTTCTCCATCCTGCTCAAAGCTTGCATTGCCGTGATGGATGTGTTTAAGGGGAGAGAAATTCACGGGGCTGTGTACAGAATGTATTTACAGGATGACGTGTCTGTAGCGAATTCTTTGATAGATATGTATGGTAAATGTGGGCGGTTGGATCTTGCACATAAGGTGTTTGGCAAGATGCTTACAAGAGATGTAGTTTCTTGGACGTCGATGATTTGTGGGTATTGCCATGCGGGTAAGATGGAAGAAGCTGTCCAGCTGTTCGAGCAAATGAGAAGGGAAGGGCTAAAACCAAATGACTTTACATGGAACGCCATGATAGCTGGTTACGCTAGGACCGGAGATAGAAATGGGACGATGGCACTCTTGAATGGGATGAAAAATGAGGGGCTGATTCCCGATCTGGTCACTTGGAATGCGTTAATTTCTGGTTTTGTTCAGGGCAACCAAGTCCAAGAAGCTTTGAAACTTTTTCAGGAAATGTTGGTGTCAGGGGTTAAACCAAATCAAGTCACGGTCACGGGTCTTCTCCCAGGATGTGGATCTACGGTTACAATAAACAGAGGGAGAGAAATTCATGGTTTGATTTACAGAATGGGACTTGATATGAATGTATACGTGGCTAGTGCTCTTATTGACATGTATTCAAAATGTGGGTGTGTCAAGGATGCCTCCAATGTTTTTGACATGGTAACTGTCAAGAATGTGGCTTCTTGGAATGCAATGATCGGGTGTTATGGCAAGCATGGCATGGTTGATCGGGCTCTTCTGCTGTTTGAGGAAATGAACGACAGAAATATCCAGCCAAATGAAGTGACTCTGGTTTCTGTTCTTTCTGCTTGCAGCCATGGTGGCTTACTGGAGAAAGGTTTACAAATTTTTAGATCCATTAAAGAGGATTATGGTGTTAGTCCTCGAAAAGAACACTTCGCATGTGTGGTTGATCTTTTGTGCCGTTGTGGTAGGATGGCAGAAGCTTACAATTTGTTGAAGGAGATGCCAGTAGATGTCACCGATTCAATGCTTGGAGCCTTTTTTAACGGGTGCTCAATTCATAGAAGAAATGATTTGGCTCAACTAGTCGCTGATGATATTGCGAACAAGAGGTTGAAAAGACCTGGGGGTCTTGTGACACTGTCGAATATTCTTGCAGCCGGTGGAGGATGGGAGGGGGTTGAGAATGTTCGAGATGTGATGAGGGAGGAAAGGATCCATAAGGAACCTGGCTACAGTTGGATTTGGAAGGGGGACTCTGTGCTGGAGCTGTGA
- the LOC120285901 gene encoding uncharacterized protein LOC120285901 has product MRKGRGKAKKVTSSNHEDPGSGKEEKPPAQKRRGRPQKVLRDELDKGEVEKIEEEDGGDAKLSISSKEKEDRTSSENGKKRKRNSQVRGKLDLVKEEKGISTRSSGDDMTKLNGFRHNGSRRKSKPRRAAEVGVECK; this is encoded by the coding sequence ATGCGTAAGGGAAGAGGAAAGGCGAAGAAGGTAACTTCCAGCAACCATGAAGATCCAGGAAGTGGCAAGGAAGAAAAACCACCGGCTcagaagaggagagggagacCACAGAAGGTCTTGAGGGATGAATTGGACAAGGGAGAAGTAGAAAAGATAGAAGAGGAAGATGGTGGTGATGCAAAGCTGAGTATCTctagcaaagaaaaggaagaccGAACTTCATCGGAGAATGGGAAGAAGAGGAAACGTAACTCACAGGTAAGAGGGAAACTGGATTTGGTGAAAGAGGAGAAAGGCATTAGTACAAGATCAAGTGGCGATGATATGACCAAGTTGAATGGATTCCGGCATAATGGAAGCAGGCGTAAAAGCAAACCTCGCCGAGCTGCTGAAGTAGGGGTGGAATGCAAGTGA